One genomic window of Candidatus Kuenenia stuttgartiensis includes the following:
- a CDS encoding 2-oxoglutarate synthase subunit alpha: protein MSKQLLQGNQAIVLGSEVAGLTFFAGYPITPASEIIHNLVSRKKVKVLQMEDEISSLSAVIGASLAGLKSMTATSGPGFSLMQENIGLAHMMEVPLVIVNVQRVGPSTGMPTLPAQGDVMQCIYGSHGDYFPIVFYPNSVTELYTHTITAFNAAEESLSPVILLSDGYISHLSETIAPPVNFVIKNRERLPFGCGNRHFTGLSHYDSQPKTSDVDNYRKLIARLHEKQLRIAGQYNYYEYIECPKKTDTLLISYGALSRVAYYFKNDFSLFRPILMFPVFDDLKRIASQYKKIIVMEMNTGQYAREIERLLHREVTLIPILGGRISLEEIKSVLSEVIKKC, encoded by the coding sequence ATGTCTAAACAATTATTGCAGGGAAACCAGGCAATTGTGTTGGGATCTGAGGTTGCAGGCCTGACATTTTTTGCCGGCTACCCCATTACTCCGGCATCGGAAATAATCCACAACCTGGTGAGCAGGAAAAAAGTAAAAGTACTGCAGATGGAAGATGAAATTTCCTCATTAAGCGCCGTTATCGGTGCGTCACTCGCCGGCCTTAAATCAATGACAGCCACGTCCGGCCCTGGATTCTCTTTAATGCAGGAAAACATCGGTCTCGCACACATGATGGAAGTGCCTCTGGTGATTGTTAATGTACAAAGAGTAGGGCCCAGCACCGGCATGCCTACCTTGCCCGCGCAGGGAGATGTTATGCAATGTATATATGGCAGCCACGGCGATTATTTTCCTATAGTATTTTATCCCAATTCCGTGACGGAGCTTTATACTCATACGATAACGGCATTTAATGCCGCCGAAGAATCGTTAAGCCCTGTTATACTGCTTAGTGACGGCTACATAAGCCACCTCTCTGAGACAATTGCCCCCCCTGTTAATTTTGTGATCAAAAATCGGGAACGGCTTCCGTTTGGCTGCGGGAATCGTCATTTCACCGGTTTATCACACTATGATTCTCAACCAAAAACCTCGGATGTTGACAATTACCGAAAACTTATTGCACGTCTGCATGAAAAACAATTACGCATTGCGGGGCAATATAACTATTACGAATACATTGAATGCCCGAAGAAAACCGACACATTACTTATCTCTTATGGAGCTTTATCAAGGGTGGCGTATTATTTCAAAAATGATTTTTCATTATTCCGGCCAATATTGATGTTTCCGGTTTTTGACGACCTTAAGCGCATCGCATCCCAATATAAAAAAATTATCGTTATGGAAATGAATACAGGCCAATATGCCCGTGAAATTGAACGTTTATTACACCGCGAAGTAACTTTGATCCCTATCCTCGGCGGGCGCATAAGCCTGGAAGAAATAAAGAGTGTACTCTCTGAAGTGATTAAAAAATGCTAA
- a CDS encoding UPF0175 family protein yields MATKTLSIRIGDTDYKFLSSLAKEENEDVSKKIRELVDLGRVMLAIEKYKKSEASLEKAAHIAGVSIAKMMDILKEYKIEANLEYEDYLKSLKTLRKVW; encoded by the coding sequence ATGGCAACAAAGACCTTGAGTATCCGCATAGGTGATACTGATTACAAATTTCTTTCCTCACTGGCAAAAGAGGAAAATGAAGATGTCTCAAAAAAAATAAGAGAGCTGGTAGACCTCGGGCGGGTTATGCTTGCCATAGAAAAATATAAAAAATCAGAGGCATCTCTCGAAAAAGCTGCGCATATTGCAGGTGTCTCAATAGCAAAGATGATGGATATATTAAAAGAGTACAAAATCGAGGCAAACCTGGAGTACGAAGACTATTTGAAAAGCCTAAAGACGCTGAGAAAAGTGTGGTAA
- a CDS encoding ArsR/SmtB family transcription factor gives MKKLDLRKKADRLRILAHPTRLAILEELSRGAKCVTDIQDLLDVPQSNVSQHLTALRHEQIVDYHEDGKLRCYYITRPKLVEKLLAFLSEEYPVERRSPESVHGEGKSREKACSLR, from the coding sequence TTGAAAAAACTTGATTTAAGAAAAAAAGCTGATCGATTACGAATTCTTGCACACCCGACAAGGCTGGCAATCCTGGAAGAACTTTCCCGTGGAGCTAAATGTGTCACAGACATACAGGATTTGCTTGATGTGCCTCAGTCAAACGTCTCACAGCATTTAACGGCTCTTCGTCATGAACAGATTGTCGATTATCATGAGGACGGCAAACTTAGGTGTTATTACATTACGCGCCCAAAGCTGGTTGAAAAATTGCTTGCATTCTTATCGGAGGAATATCCTGTGGAGAGACGTTCTCCGGAGTCAGTTCACGGAGAAGGAAAGAGTCGGGAAAAGGCGTGCTCTCTTCGGTAG
- a CDS encoding ArsR/SmtB family transcription factor, whose product MNKLDIRDKAEILKILGHPTRLLILEEIAEGAKCVTDIQDLLDIEQSNLSQHLSVLRRLKIIDFYEDGALRCYYITRPKMADSLFMFISGNYPVVRRSCEEVRKESERRQTKTATRK is encoded by the coding sequence ATGAATAAATTAGATATAAGAGACAAAGCGGAAATTTTAAAGATCCTGGGACATCCAACCAGATTGTTGATATTGGAAGAGATTGCTGAAGGGGCTAAGTGTGTAACGGATATCCAGGATTTATTGGACATTGAACAGTCCAACCTCTCTCAACATCTTTCGGTATTGCGAAGGCTTAAGATAATTGATTTTTATGAGGATGGAGCGCTTCGTTGTTATTACATCACACGCCCCAAAATGGCAGATTCGCTATTTATGTTTATTTCCGGAAATTACCCTGTTGTACGACGTTCATGCGAAGAAGTTCGAAAGGAGAGTGAAAGAAGACAGACAAAAACAGCCACGAGAAAATAA
- a CDS encoding multiheme c-type cytochrome, whose product MNTFKIILFLTVSIIASHVLLGSDAGVTFIGPSNYIPRLDLPQNIPLHSADSCKDCHREIYDQWRESLHSKSSTNPVFQACWTARNNPPFCSNCHFPMLEQKPKILRGFKETGPSPFVAIKNKEFDAILMKEGVTCVVCHLRNKTIYGPRKIKEGEAPHPVKYDPSFQKSEFCYTCHSWGFPRARIKKTCYTSDEYKRSGKKETCQDCHMERKEGLASLGKPRRIYGMHDQKSSRSPEELRKALKTELKTEKDTSKPGDKVKAEIRVTNTGAGHYVPTGCPVRAIAARVAVLDENGEEKGLKEYFITRTFEFPGYPTEVKDGRLAPGECKSFYYKYKIPRDASFKKLTLRLDMIEYLIFPKKADEAPIPFSKITVPFYSTSVEIMK is encoded by the coding sequence ATGAACACCTTTAAAATAATTCTGTTTTTAACAGTTAGTATTATCGCCTCCCATGTTTTGTTGGGTAGTGATGCAGGTGTCACATTTATTGGCCCATCAAATTATATTCCCCGGTTAGACTTGCCCCAAAATATTCCTTTACATAGCGCCGACTCATGTAAAGATTGTCACCGGGAAATTTATGACCAATGGCGGGAGTCCTTGCACAGCAAATCATCGACAAACCCTGTATTTCAGGCATGCTGGACGGCAAGGAATAATCCTCCCTTCTGCTCTAATTGCCATTTTCCCATGCTGGAACAGAAGCCTAAAATATTACGGGGGTTTAAAGAAACTGGCCCTTCGCCTTTTGTCGCAATAAAAAACAAAGAATTTGATGCTATTCTTATGAAAGAGGGCGTGACTTGTGTGGTTTGTCATTTGCGAAATAAAACCATTTATGGCCCCCGAAAGATAAAGGAAGGGGAAGCGCCGCACCCGGTTAAATACGATCCGTCTTTTCAAAAGTCTGAGTTCTGTTATACCTGTCATTCCTGGGGCTTTCCACGGGCAAGGATTAAAAAGACATGCTATACCAGCGATGAGTATAAAAGGTCGGGCAAAAAGGAGACCTGTCAGGATTGTCACATGGAGAGGAAAGAAGGGCTTGCCTCATTGGGAAAGCCAAGGCGTATTTACGGTATGCATGACCAGAAAAGCTCTCGCAGTCCTGAGGAATTAAGAAAAGCGCTTAAAACAGAATTAAAAACGGAAAAGGATACCTCTAAACCGGGAGATAAGGTAAAGGCCGAAATAAGGGTCACCAACACCGGGGCCGGGCATTATGTGCCAACGGGTTGCCCGGTCAGGGCCATTGCTGCCCGCGTGGCGGTGCTGGATGAAAATGGAGAGGAAAAGGGATTAAAGGAATATTTCATTACAAGGACATTCGAGTTTCCCGGATACCCAACGGAGGTGAAAGATGGGAGATTGGCGCCTGGAGAGTGTAAATCATTTTATTACAAATACAAAATCCCACGTGATGCATCCTTTAAAAAGCTAACGTTGCGATTAGACATGATTGAATATTTAATATTCCCCAAGAAGGCTGATGAGGCGCCCATACCTTTCAGCAAGATTACCGTACCTTTTTATTCTACATCGGTGGAAATAATGAAATGA
- a CDS encoding DsrE family protein, whose translation MKIGVIISSNDAETCWNALRFANFCLSREDAVKIFFTGKGVDYQRISTEKFNTIEQAEKFVQSGGRVYACGTCIRLRNQEGSEMCPVSTMKDMYEIVKESDKIVTF comes from the coding sequence ATGAAGATTGGAGTTATTATTTCAAGTAATGATGCCGAAACTTGCTGGAATGCCTTACGTTTTGCAAACTTCTGCCTGTCCCGGGAAGACGCGGTCAAGATATTTTTTACAGGCAAAGGAGTTGATTATCAAAGGATAAGCACTGAGAAGTTCAATACGATTGAGCAGGCGGAAAAATTTGTGCAAAGCGGGGGAAGGGTTTATGCCTGTGGCACTTGCATCAGATTAAGAAACCAGGAAGGTTCTGAAATGTGTCCTGTTTCTACAATGAAAGACATGTACGAAATTGTAAAAGAGAGCGATAAAATCGTAACATTCTAG
- a CDS encoding deoxyribonuclease IV, with amino-acid sequence MLLGVHCSIKGSLHNAFNEAASLGIDTFQIFTKNQRQWKEKIVGPAEKTIFRETLRQSNIKTIFSHASYLINLATSDSRIHALTHNSLLGEIQRCDDLGIASIIIHPGFTKNTGKQTGMKNVIKMIKSVLKKTNNSPVKILMENTAGQGSSIGYHFKQLQQLIEGIGSGRIGVCFDTCHAFAAGYDIRTKIGFETTMEELDATVGLNSLYAIHLNDSKGALGSKIDRHEHIGQGAIGLEPFRQIMNTMKHIPKILETPKEGGMDVKNLNILKGLVENR; translated from the coding sequence ATGCTCCTGGGAGTACATTGTTCAATAAAAGGCAGTTTGCATAACGCCTTCAATGAAGCCGCGTCTTTGGGAATAGACACCTTTCAAATCTTTACGAAAAACCAACGCCAATGGAAAGAAAAAATCGTCGGTCCGGCGGAAAAAACAATTTTCAGAGAAACATTGCGGCAATCAAACATAAAAACAATTTTTTCACACGCATCCTATCTTATCAATCTTGCCACCAGCGATAGCAGAATTCACGCACTTACCCACAATTCCCTCCTGGGAGAGATTCAACGATGTGATGACCTTGGCATTGCGTCTATTATTATACATCCCGGTTTCACAAAAAATACCGGCAAACAAACCGGCATGAAAAACGTAATCAAAATGATAAAATCAGTACTCAAAAAAACAAACAACTCTCCCGTAAAAATCCTGATGGAAAACACTGCCGGCCAGGGGTCAAGCATTGGTTATCATTTCAAGCAGTTACAGCAATTAATTGAGGGAATCGGTTCTGGAAGAATAGGCGTCTGTTTTGATACATGCCATGCTTTCGCAGCGGGCTATGATATAAGGACGAAGATCGGATTTGAAACAACGATGGAGGAATTGGATGCCACGGTAGGCCTCAACTCCCTTTATGCCATTCATTTAAATGATTCGAAAGGGGCTTTGGGTAGTAAAATTGACCGGCACGAACATATCGGGCAAGGCGCTATAGGACTGGAACCCTTCAGACAGATTATGAATACAATGAAACACATACCGAAAATACTGGAAACACCAAAAGAGGGCGGCATGGATGTGAAAAATTTAAATATTTTAAAAGGATTGGTTGAAAATCGTTGA
- a CDS encoding IS66-like element ISCku5 family transposase: MTIENIDVDATLRKVEKLLSEEKGLSPAVRSMIELLVLLITLLAGRLNRNSRNSSKPPSSDPNRKRESKAKGERKAGGQKGRDGVTLKKVDNPDEVEVIKVDRRKYPRSKYKVVGYEARQVFDIKISRVVTEYRAEVVEDAKGNRIVASFPEGVTKAVQYGPDLKAHAVYMSQYQLIPYKRIQEYFEGQIGIPLSEGSIYNFNREAYESLEPFDVRAREELTKSEVMHVDETGINKNGDRYWLHSASNSLWTYFFPHERRGTEAINSIGILPEFRGILCHDHLKSYYTYSNCMHALCNAHHLRELEGVWEDDNKQEWAKEMKALLKEINRATSDAGGILGTDESEKYRQRYRTILQNAEAESSPPDETNRKGKRGRVRRTKARNLLERLRKYEGDVLRFMDNKNVPFTNNLAENDIRMTKVQQKISGCFRSLEGAKIFCRIRSYLSTCRKQGVNLSRALQMLFRGELPDFASS; the protein is encoded by the coding sequence TTGACGATAGAGAATATAGACGTAGACGCAACACTCCGGAAAGTAGAGAAGCTACTTTCTGAAGAGAAAGGGCTGTCACCGGCGGTGAGGTCAATGATAGAGTTGTTGGTATTATTGATAACACTGCTGGCAGGACGTCTGAACCGGAACAGCCGCAACAGCAGCAAGCCGCCCTCAAGTGATCCGAATCGCAAGAGAGAAAGCAAGGCGAAGGGTGAAAGGAAGGCAGGCGGGCAAAAGGGCCGTGATGGAGTAACGCTCAAAAAGGTAGACAATCCTGATGAGGTGGAAGTAATAAAAGTAGACCGGAGGAAGTATCCGCGCAGCAAATACAAGGTGGTAGGTTACGAAGCACGCCAGGTGTTTGATATAAAGATTTCGCGTGTAGTAACGGAGTATCGTGCAGAGGTAGTTGAGGATGCGAAAGGGAATCGGATTGTAGCGTCATTTCCGGAAGGGGTAACAAAGGCGGTGCAGTATGGTCCGGATTTGAAAGCGCATGCAGTCTATATGTCGCAGTATCAATTGATACCCTACAAGAGGATACAGGAGTATTTTGAAGGGCAGATTGGTATACCGCTGAGTGAAGGTTCTATTTACAACTTTAACAGGGAAGCCTACGAGTCATTGGAACCCTTCGATGTGAGAGCCAGGGAAGAACTTACAAAATCAGAGGTGATGCATGTGGATGAAACGGGCATCAACAAGAATGGAGACAGGTATTGGTTGCACAGTGCATCCAATAGTTTGTGGACGTACTTTTTCCCACATGAAAGGCGTGGAACAGAAGCGATAAATAGTATTGGTATATTACCTGAATTTAGGGGGATTCTTTGCCATGACCATTTGAAGTCGTATTACACCTATAGCAACTGTATGCATGCGTTGTGTAATGCGCACCACTTGAGGGAATTGGAGGGGGTGTGGGAAGATGATAATAAGCAGGAGTGGGCGAAAGAGATGAAAGCATTACTTAAAGAGATAAACCGTGCGACAAGCGATGCGGGGGGAATACTGGGAACCGATGAGTCTGAAAAATACCGGCAAAGGTATAGGACGATACTACAAAACGCAGAAGCCGAAAGCTCTCCTCCTGATGAAACGAACCGTAAGGGAAAAAGGGGTAGGGTAAGAAGGACAAAGGCCCGGAATCTTCTGGAACGATTGAGGAAGTATGAGGGTGATGTGCTGAGGTTTATGGACAATAAAAATGTCCCCTTTACGAACAATTTGGCAGAAAACGATATCAGGATGACGAAGGTTCAGCAGAAGATATCGGGCTGTTTTCGTTCTTTGGAGGGAGCGAAAATTTTCTGCCGCATTCGGAGTTATCTCTCGACCTGTCGAAAACAAGGGGTAAATTTGAGCCGGGCATTACAGATGCTATTCCGTGGTGAATTGCCTGATTTTGCCAGCTCGTAG
- a CDS encoding class I SAM-dependent methyltransferase, which produces MDSSRKKHWENVYEQKKPSEVSWYQVNPAVSLEFITLAKPDNAAKIIDVGGGVSVLVDELLEKGYRDLTVLDISSRAIQYARERLGRRAENVCWIEADVTEYVAPYPFDLWHDRAVFHFLTDPSDRKKYVEVLQNSLKRGGHLIIAAFAIDGPTRCSGLDIEQYDAEKLQNELGSEFLLMEEKQEIHVTPASKEQKFGFFRFMRK; this is translated from the coding sequence ATGGACAGTAGCCGAAAGAAACATTGGGAAAATGTTTATGAACAAAAGAAACCGTCAGAGGTCAGTTGGTACCAGGTTAACCCTGCTGTGTCACTGGAGTTTATCACCTTGGCAAAACCAGACAATGCTGCAAAAATTATTGATGTGGGTGGCGGTGTGTCTGTCCTTGTGGATGAATTGCTGGAGAAGGGATATCGGGATTTAACCGTTCTGGATATTTCATCAAGAGCTATTCAATATGCTCGGGAGAGACTGGGCAGGCGGGCTGAAAATGTATGCTGGATTGAGGCCGATGTAACAGAATATGTCGCGCCCTATCCGTTTGACCTTTGGCATGACAGGGCGGTGTTTCATTTCCTGACCGATCCATCGGACAGAAAGAAATATGTTGAGGTATTACAAAATTCTTTGAAAAGGGGAGGGCATTTGATTATCGCCGCTTTTGCAATTGACGGCCCAACAAGGTGCAGCGGTCTTGATATTGAACAATACGACGCGGAAAAATTACAAAATGAATTAGGAAGCGAATTCCTTCTGATGGAGGAAAAACAGGAAATTCATGTTACTCCAGCCAGCAAAGAGCAGAAATTTGGTTTTTTCCGGTTTATGAGAAAATAA
- a CDS encoding class I SAM-dependent methyltransferase, whose product MSETISDIGVFKSRLQATWAAGNFGEIAKSYEDGAAEFVDRLKVTPGLRVLDVACGTGNLTLPCARAGACVTGVDIVPNLLEQGRDRAKTEGLLIKLDEGDVENLPYPDHTFDLVVTMFGAMFAPHPEKTAAELVRVCRPGGRIAMANWVSSGFIGQVFKTTTSRVPPPPGVPSPLLWGDEATVRERLQKGTSALEFARCIISFKFPFAPAEVVEFWRQFYGPTQRAFAALDADGQAAFRKDLEGLWTAHNKGNRGSTLVESEYLVVVALRT is encoded by the coding sequence ATGAGTGAAACCATTTCCGATATTGGCGTATTTAAATCCCGGCTCCAGGCGACCTGGGCAGCAGGAAATTTCGGAGAGATTGCAAAATCGTATGAAGATGGCGCAGCAGAATTTGTTGATAGACTGAAGGTCACTCCCGGCCTTAGAGTACTTGATGTTGCATGCGGTACCGGTAATCTTACTTTGCCATGTGCGCGGGCCGGCGCATGTGTTACCGGAGTAGACATAGTTCCTAATCTCCTGGAACAAGGCAGAGATCGTGCGAAAACAGAGGGACTCCTGATCAAGCTTGATGAAGGCGATGTTGAAAACCTTCCCTATCCCGACCACACCTTTGATTTGGTGGTTACGATGTTTGGGGCAATGTTTGCCCCACACCCGGAAAAGACTGCGGCAGAGCTTGTCCGCGTATGCCGCCCTGGCGGACGTATCGCTATGGCCAACTGGGTGTCTTCCGGATTTATTGGACAGGTATTCAAGACGACCACCAGTCGTGTTCCTCCACCGCCGGGAGTGCCATCTCCACTTCTTTGGGGAGACGAAGCCACGGTGCGTGAACGCCTGCAGAAAGGCACATCAGCATTAGAGTTTGCTCGATGCATTATATCCTTTAAGTTCCCGTTTGCTCCTGCAGAAGTGGTCGAGTTTTGGAGGCAGTTTTATGGTCCGACACAGCGAGCGTTCGCTGCACTTGATGCCGATGGACAAGCCGCATTTCGCAAAGATCTCGAAGGGCTTTGGACCGCCCACAACAAAGGAAATAGAGGCTCCACTCTCGTTGAGTCGGAATACCTGGTGGTGGTGGCGCTCCGGACATGA
- a CDS encoding cysteine desulfurase family protein — MGEVKVYFDNNASTPIDPNVIVEMEPFIRQYYGNPSSGHWFGKKGREAVDTARRQVAELIGASPHEIIFTSGGSESNNHALKGVAFALKGKGNHIVTSVVEHPAIINPCKYLETKGFKVTYVGVDEYGCVNADDIEEAIIDETVLVSVMHANNETGTIQPIAEISKICRKRGIYFHSDTAQSVGKIPVDVNELGVDLLTIAGHKFHAPKGVGALYIREGVDVEPLIHGASHEMGLRAGTENVAGVGGLGKASLMSAVRMDEYIKNIRYLRDLLHEKLKGIAAVKLNGHPTQRLPNTLNVSFEGIDSSALVSKLEDVALSTGSACHDQVRRPSTVLTAMNIPAELAMGAVRFSLGRFNTEDEVNYVVDEIKRVMSEIGIKKMRGEDV; from the coding sequence ATGGGTGAAGTGAAAGTTTACTTTGATAATAATGCAAGCACTCCAATTGACCCAAACGTGATCGTTGAGATGGAGCCGTTTATCAGGCAATATTATGGCAATCCTTCCAGTGGCCATTGGTTTGGTAAGAAGGGAAGGGAGGCTGTTGATACGGCAAGAAGACAAGTAGCTGAATTAATCGGGGCGAGTCCTCATGAGATTATCTTTACGAGCGGCGGGAGCGAGTCTAATAACCATGCATTAAAAGGTGTCGCTTTTGCCCTTAAAGGAAAGGGGAATCATATTGTTACTTCGGTTGTTGAGCATCCTGCAATAATCAATCCCTGCAAATATCTTGAAACAAAGGGATTCAAGGTAACGTATGTTGGCGTGGATGAGTATGGCTGCGTCAATGCCGATGATATTGAAGAAGCGATAATTGATGAGACAGTTTTAGTTTCGGTGATGCATGCAAACAATGAAACCGGAACTATTCAGCCGATAGCGGAAATTAGCAAGATATGCAGAAAAAGAGGAATTTATTTTCATTCTGACACGGCACAGTCCGTTGGAAAAATACCAGTGGACGTGAACGAGCTAGGCGTCGATTTGTTGACCATTGCAGGCCATAAATTTCATGCACCCAAAGGAGTCGGGGCGTTATACATCCGTGAAGGTGTGGACGTGGAACCATTGATTCATGGCGCCAGCCACGAAATGGGCCTGCGGGCAGGGACAGAAAATGTTGCAGGGGTAGGAGGGCTGGGAAAAGCAAGTCTGATGTCTGCCGTGAGAATGGATGAGTACATTAAAAATATCCGGTATTTGAGAGATTTGCTGCATGAAAAACTGAAGGGAATTGCAGCAGTGAAGTTAAACGGCCATCCCACGCAAAGACTTCCTAATACCCTGAATGTGAGTTTTGAGGGCATTGACAGCTCAGCATTGGTATCCAAGCTGGAAGACGTCGCTCTCTCAACAGGATCTGCTTGCCATGATCAGGTGAGACGGCCTTCCACTGTACTAACCGCCATGAATATTCCGGCAGAATTGGCAATGGGCGCAGTGAGGTTTAGTCTGGGGAGATTCAATACGGAAGATGAGGTAAATTACGTTGTTGATGAAATAAAAAGAGTTATGAGTGAAATAGGTATTAAAAAGATGAGGGGGGAAGATGTATGA
- a CDS encoding 4Fe-4S dicluster domain-containing protein — MEKNNEKKRKGIVHINHKYCKRCGICVNLCPVKNLEIKNKILMELNKCIVCRTCQRYCPDIAIEIEEINV; from the coding sequence GTGGAAAAAAACAACGAAAAAAAACGAAAGGGAATAGTTCACATAAATCATAAATATTGCAAACGCTGCGGTATCTGCGTAAATCTTTGCCCGGTGAAGAATCTGGAAATTAAAAACAAAATATTAATGGAATTGAATAAATGTATTGTCTGCAGAACCTGCCAGCGTTATTGCCCGGACATAGCCATTGAAATAGAGGAAATAAATGTCTAA
- a CDS encoding thiamine pyrophosphate-dependent enzyme: MENNAIKDVQFKRYLKLELLPTPWCGGCGNGIVLKTICQAFYELNYPLQGTVVVSGIGCAGRSAGFFNLDSVHTTHGRAIPVAEGIKYANEKLNVVVVSGDGDLMGIGGNHLLHAIRRNTNITVICYANEIYGMTGGQVSPITPRGCETLTTPGGNPDNPMDIQYLFKGNKSFFARTTAYHLSHMRKCIVAALQFNGFSFVEARTMCLVNYGRRLGYKNSNAMLNHYKEFYKINDNAEELASNEIGILQHRNRPDT, encoded by the coding sequence ATGGAAAACAATGCTATAAAAGACGTCCAGTTCAAACGTTATCTGAAACTCGAACTGCTGCCAACGCCATGGTGCGGGGGTTGCGGAAATGGTATTGTGCTGAAAACCATATGCCAGGCCTTTTATGAACTCAACTACCCTTTGCAAGGCACGGTAGTCGTTTCGGGGATTGGCTGCGCAGGGAGAAGTGCGGGATTTTTTAATCTTGATTCAGTACATACCACCCATGGCAGGGCAATTCCCGTAGCAGAAGGTATTAAATATGCGAACGAAAAGCTTAATGTGGTAGTCGTGAGCGGGGACGGCGACCTGATGGGTATTGGCGGCAACCATCTTTTGCATGCCATCCGGAGAAACACAAACATTACTGTTATTTGTTATGCAAATGAAATCTATGGCATGACCGGCGGCCAGGTTTCTCCCATCACCCCAAGGGGTTGCGAGACGTTAACCACGCCGGGAGGAAATCCTGATAATCCCATGGATATACAATATCTGTTTAAAGGCAACAAAAGTTTCTTTGCACGCACCACGGCATATCACCTCAGCCACATGAGAAAATGCATCGTGGCGGCCTTGCAATTTAACGGCTTTTCTTTTGTCGAAGCAAGAACCATGTGTCTCGTCAATTACGGACGCCGGTTAGGGTACAAAAACTCCAATGCAATGTTGAACCACTATAAGGAATTTTACAAAATTAATGATAATGCTGAAGAACTGGCGTCAAATGAGATTGGTATATTACAACACCGCAATCGGCCTGATACATAA